Genomic window (Gemmatimonadota bacterium):
TGGCGAGTGATCGAACCGTGGTCGAGCGACTGGGTGTCGGCGGGCGACATTTCGCCGAGACCTTTACATGGGAACGGACAGCGGACGAAACCGAGGCACACCTCACCCGGGTGTTGACGCGAGGATAAACGATGGAGATTACGTGGCAGGCCCATCATGCCGTCATCAGTGATCGCCTGAAGGCCAAGGCGTCGGCGGCGCTGGACAAACTGGAACGGAGGTTGGATCGAGCCGTCCGGGCGACCGTGCGTTTTGAGCGGGAAGGGACGCGCTGTCGAGTGGAGATCGTCGTCACGACCCCGCGTCACCGTCCGTTGGTGGCCGAGGGAAATGGCCGCTACTACGGTCCGGCACTCGTGGTCGCATTCAAGCACCTGGAACACCAGGTCGCTGCGGAAAAGCGGACGGCGAAGGATCGCGCCCATCGGGCCGCGCGCCGGTGACCGCCGTCGTCACGGTCGATCGCCTGGTGGAGCGCCTCCGGGATTCGATTGCGCTGGAGGAGCTCACCGGACATGACGGCAAGGGGCGCGTCGTGGCGAACCCCGACATCTCGAGCCCGGGGCTTGCCCTCGCCGGGTTCGTCGGGCGGTTCATGTCGGAGCGGTCGCAGGTCCTGGGTGAGACCGAGATCACGTATCTCGCGTCGTTGGGTGACGACGAACGGCGTCGAAACCTCGCGCAGTTCTTCTCCTTTGCCCTGCCCGTGGTCTTTATCACGAAGGGATTGGAGCCGCCGGCGCCGCTCATTGAGCTGGCTCGTGACGCTGGCGTCCCGGTGCTGCGCACGTCGCTCAAGACCAACGAGTTCTACCGACGGGCCAAGCCGGTTATCGAGGCAGTCTTTGCGCCGTCGACCACCTTGCATGGATCGTTGGCCGACGTCTTTGGAGTCGGCGTGTTGTTTACCGGGGCCTCGGGGATCGGAAAGTCCGAGTGTGTGCTGGACCTCGTCGAGCGGCGGCACCGGCTGGTGGCGGACGACCTCGTCCTGGTGACGCGTCGCGGGAACGATGTGTTGATCGGTCGCGGGCATGAGCTGCAACGGCACTACATGGAGATTCGCGGGGTCGGCTTGATCGACATCCCGGCGATCTTCGGCATCCACGCGGTGCGACAGCAGAAGCGGATCGAGGTCGTGGTGCAGCTGAAGGAGTGGACCGAAGGCACCGTCGTCGACCGGACCGGGCTCGATGGCGAAGTGACGACGATCCTCGGTGTGGAGCTGCCGTTGATCACGGTCTTCCTGAACCCCGGCAAGAACATCACCGTCATCGCGGAGGTGATTGCCATGAACCACCTTCTCCGGTACAGCGGGATCGACCCGGCCGAAGCCTTCAACCAGCGCTTGGTGGGGCACATGCGGCAAGCCGCCGATGTCCGACGCTACCTGGTGGAAGACGATGAGTAGCGCACGGGCCATCGTGGCCTGCCACGGAGAGCTGGCCGCCGGGCTTGTCTCGGCCGTGCAGCAGATCACCGGACGCGGGGACGCGCTCGTCGCGTTAAGCAA
Coding sequences:
- a CDS encoding HPF/RaiA family ribosome-associated protein — protein: MEITWQAHHAVISDRLKAKASAALDKLERRLDRAVRATVRFEREGTRCRVEIVVTTPRHRPLVAEGNGRYYGPALVVAFKHLEHQVAAEKRTAKDRAHRAARR
- the hprK gene encoding HPr(Ser) kinase/phosphatase is translated as MTAVVTVDRLVERLRDSIALEELTGHDGKGRVVANPDISSPGLALAGFVGRFMSERSQVLGETEITYLASLGDDERRRNLAQFFSFALPVVFITKGLEPPAPLIELARDAGVPVLRTSLKTNEFYRRAKPVIEAVFAPSTTLHGSLADVFGVGVLFTGASGIGKSECVLDLVERRHRLVADDLVLVTRRGNDVLIGRGHELQRHYMEIRGVGLIDIPAIFGIHAVRQQKRIEVVVQLKEWTEGTVVDRTGLDGEVTTILGVELPLITVFLNPGKNITVIAEVIAMNHLLRYSGIDPAEAFNQRLVGHMRQAADVRRYLVEDDE